The Novibacillus thermophilus genome segment TCATCACCGCAAACACGAGAGGGGTGAAAGGTCCCGTTTCGTTGTCCCAAAGAAAGGTCGGAGAAAGGAAAAGAACGGCACCCGCAATGAATAAGCCGGAGCGATTGCTGTAATAACGTTGGAGTAGTAAACTGGCCATGTCAGGACCTCCTGCTAAAAGTTTTTTGTTTCGTAAATTCGGGTCGCTGTCCACCACGACAAAAGTAAGAGCAAGGTCGTCACTGTGAACAGGCCAAACGACCACTGAAGAACAGTGTACTGTTGCCACAAATCCAACAGGTAGCTCAAGACGTCCATGGCGTGCGGACTAATTTTCGACAAGCCAATAAAACCTGCAAAAAACATCGCCAAGGAGGCAAACAGCATAAACCGCGGCCCCGCCAGGAAGTAGAGCGGCAAGTAAATCGAAAGAAACGCGCCAATCCCGGCATAAGTCAAGATGAGTGCAACGATTGGTGGCGGAAAAAATTCGACAGACAGTACACTTTGCAACAAAATGTGGATCACGGCTAAAATAGCGGCCGACACAACTGAAAACAACGACAAAATGACGTATTTGGACAGGACTACTTGGCGTCGCGTCACAGGTAAGCTGTTGATCAGCATATTGCTGTCGTTTTTGAATTCAAACAGTGTCATGCTGACGGGAGCCAACCACAAGAACGGGATAGCGAACAAAGTCGGCGAAACCGGACCGAAGGTTAACAGGGCGGACAGAGCCCCCACAACATCATCCCTAAAATGACGATAAAAAATATCCGGTAAAGCATCCAATCTTTCTTCAGCAAACTACGCACGTTGACCGCTCCTTGCCGTAAACACCATGATCTCTTCCAGTGAAGGACGCTCAAAGACGACTTCGTCCCCAAACAGCGACCGTGCCTGTGCCGCATGACGCGTCAACCCCTCAAACCCGACCCCCGTTTCATGCAACCCGTCAAACACCCGCCGCGTATCTGCATCCAGCAGTTCTTTGGCTCCCTTCACAATCAGGTATTGCTCCAGAATGGTGTCTTTCTCCTCGCTGAAGACGATCCGGCCGTCGTAAATATATGTGACGTAATCGGCGATTCTCTCCAAATCTGAAGTGATGTGCGTGGAGAAGAAGATCGTTTTCTCCTCATCTTGAATGACTTCAGTCAATATATCGAGAATTTCACTGCGGAATACGGGGTCGAGCCCGGACGTCGGTTCGTCCATGACGATCAAGTCGGCATTGTGAGACAGTGCGACGGCGAGGGCAAACTTTACTTTCATGCCTCGCGACAGTTGTTTGATCTTGCGTTTTGGCGGAAGGTTGAATTTTTTTACATAGTGTTGAAAAGTGTGTTCGTCCCACCGTTTGTAAAAGGGGGCGATAACCTTCTTCATCGATTCAACACTCAAGTGATCGTAAAAATGGTTGTCGGCATAAACGAAGCCAATGCGTTCCTTGATCTCTTTTTCGTGCTTTACGTTGTCCATCCCGAATACGTCTATAGAACCTGAATCGGGCTTTATAAGATTCATGATCAGTTTGATTGTCGTTGTTTTTCCGGCGCCGTTTGGTCCGATGAACCCGGTAATAAACCCTTTTTTTATGGAGAAGGAGAGACGGTCCAAACTGAATCCGTCGAATGATTTGCTCACATGTGTCAACTTTACGGCGTCTTCCATTATAGGTCCTCCTTGTACAGCAGTTCCAGCATGTCTTTCAGTTCTTCCAGGCTGATATCCAGTGTTTTGCTTTCTGTCACCACTTCTGTCAGTTTGTCCTCAATCCACTTCAGCCGTTTTTCGCGGATCAAATCGCTGTTTTGCCCCGCGACGAACGATCCTTTGCCGACGACGGACGTGATAAAGCCCTCTTGCTCTAAATCTTCATACGCCCGTTTCGTCGTAATCACACTGATGTGCAAGTCTTTCGCCAGGGCACGAATAGAGGGAAGGGCGTCCCCTTCCTGCAGTTCCCCTTTGAAGATGCTTTGTTTGATTTGATTTTTAATTTGTTTGTATATCGGTTCTTTCGACGTATTGGAAATAATGATATTCATGCGGAACCCCATTAGGTGATAATATTGTATTTACCGTGTATATTCAATATATACAAACGAAAGGCTGCTGTCAAGCCAATGTTTGAAATTAAAAACCGCAGGCATTATGCGCCTGCGGAACTGAAGTATGTTTTGTCATGTTCTCATACTAATCGCTTGATCAATTCTTCCCGGTCACCGTACATGAAATCAATAATCGGCACTTCAATCATCGTGTAGGCGCCGGGCTGTTGCTTGAACGTTGCGCGTGCCGCGGCCACAAGGACTTGTGACGTTAAGGCAGGGTTGTTGATCCGCATCTCGAAGTTGAACAGCTGGTTGTGGGTCGCACCGGAAACCCCTTTGCGCTCCATCGATACGCCGTGTCCCACATCAACCAGCTGCTGCACATCGTCGACTTGGATGACGTGTGTTTCGTCGTTGACGAAGTAAGGGTCGGCTAAAACTTTTTCTTTTACCGTTTCAAAGTCAGCGCCAGCTTCACACTCCACGTACACCATGCGGCGGTGAACCCCTGTACCTAGCGGGATCGTCATCGAGAGGGCGTCTTTCACACCGTCAATGGCTTTAACGGCGACAGAGTGTCCCATGCTCATCCCCGGCCCGAAATTCGTATACGTGACACCGCCGGGAGCCATGAACTCCAGCATGCTCCGGATCATGGAATCCGTTCCGGGGTCCCATCCGGCGGAAACAATGGCGACACTGCCGTGTCTCTTGGCGATGTCGTCTAATTTCCTTCGGACATCGGCGAGTTCGCCGTGTATGTCGTAACTGTCGACAGTATGAATCCCTTTGGACAAAATGTCGGATGCGTACTCTGGGGTGGTACGCGTCGGTGTGGCGAGGATCGCCGCTTCGACCCCTTCCAACTCGTCGATGGAAGTTGCGATCGGTACTCCGGCGAGTTCGGGTGGGACGTCCCGGGCGGAACGCGCGCGCCTCACAACGCCGGCCAATTCCATATCGGGAGCTCTGTTGAGGGCTTGTACCGCGTATTTTCCGATATTGCCGTAACCGACGACGGCGATTTTGTGGACTTTGTTCATATTTCATCACTCCTCGAACAAAATTTTAGCAGTATTACGTTAGGGGATAAAGTGTTGTTTTCATTTCAGGCAGGTCATATGATAGTACATGGGAGGGGAGGACAAAAAAATGTCAACAACGACCAAAACATTGAAACGACGCAGTGCGTTTTTCACGATCGTCGCGGCGGGGCTTCTGCTGTTCAACGCTTGTTCCAAAGGGCCGACACCGGAAGAGAGTTTTCAGGCGTATGTCGCGGACTGGGAAGAGCAGGACTTTGCCGCGATGTACGGGCGACTGGCGACTGAATCGAAGGAAGCTATCACAAAGGATGATTTTGTCGAACGCTATGAAAACATTTATGCCGGTATCGAAGTACATAACCTGAAGATCCAAACGAATCCTCCGGAAGATTTGGAGCCGGACGAAAACGGAGAAGTCCGCATTCCGTTCGAACTCTCTATGGAGACGTTGGCCGGTCCGGTCACGTTTTCCTTTGAAGGGACACTCATCCAGGAAGAGCAGGGAGACGAGTCGGGTTGGTTTGTCAAATGGGATGAGCGCATGATCTTCCCGCAGATGGAACCCGGCGATAAAGTGCGTGCCAAGACGGTCAAAGCGGAACGGGGAGAAATCACGGATCGACACGGCAGTGGGCTCGCTGTGAACGGCACAGCCGTTGCCATCGGCATTGTGCCCGGACAGCTGGGAGATGACGGCGCGGAAGCTAAATCACAACTGGCCGATGAACTGGGGATTTCCGTGGAAGAGATAGACAAAAAATTGGCTGCTGACTGGGTGCAGCCGGATCTGTTTGTCCCGATCGCCACATTGCCGCAAGGTGACGTCGAGCGCATCGCGGCGTTGATGGAGATTCCCGGCGTGACCAAACAAGATGTACCGGCACGCGTTTACCCGTACGGTGAGGCTGCCGCCCACTTGACAGGCTATGTGGGCGAGATCACGGCAGAAGAGTGGGAAGAATTAAAAGAAGAAGGGTACCGCAAGGACGATGTTTTAGGGAAAAGCGGATTAGAGCAGGTGTTTGAAGAGCGACTCAGAGGGGAAGACGGCGGGGTCATTACGATCGAAAGTGAAGCCGGTGAGGAAAAGGAGGTCATCGCTGAGAAAGAACCGAGACATGGAGAGGACATTCAGCTTACAGTCGACATGGTGCTACAGGAATCCTTGTACAACGAGATGAAAGGGGACGCAGGCACGGCTGTCGCCCTTCACCCGAAAACAGGTGAGGTGCTGGCACTGGTGAACAGCCCGGCATACGATCCGAACGCGTTTGTACTCGGCCTGTCAGGCGAACAGTGGGAGGAGTGGGAAGGCGACCCGAAAAAACCGCTTCTTAATCGCTTTGCCCAGTTGTTTGCCCCCGGTTCAGCTTTTAAACCGGTGACGGCTGCCATCGGTTTGGAGGCGGGCGCCCTTCGACCGGAAGAGAAGCGGGAAATTTCAGGAAGGTCGTGGCAAGCGGATGCATCCTGGGGGAACTACACAGTCAGGCGCGTCACCGATCCCGGCAAACCGGTGAACCTGCGTGACGCCTTTGTCTATTCGGACAACATTTACTTTGCCCAAACGGCACTTGACATAGGGGAAGAAGCTTTCCTAGAAGGGGCCAAAGGGTTCGGAATTGGGGAGAAGATCCCGTTTGCCTACCCGGTTAAAGCCTCACAGTTGGCCGGAGAGGACGGCATTCAAAGCGAGGTTCAGCTGGCAGACACGGGATACGGTCAAGGACAGGTGCTGATGAGTGCGCTGCACCTGGCACTGACATACACCCCTCTTGTCAATGGCGGAAATATGCTGGCGCCGCAACTGGAGAAGTCGGAAGGTGAGCCGGCGCAAGAAGTCTGGAAGGAGCAGGTGATTTCCGAAGAGACGGCCGAACTCATCTTGAGCGATTTAATCGATGTGGTTGAACACCCGAAGGGGACAGGCCGCGAGGCGAAAATTTCCGGTGTCACCATCGCCGGGAAAACGGGGACCGCTGAATTAAAGGAAAGCCAAGACGATGAGACGGGAACGGAAAACGGCTGGTTCGTCGCCGTGGATACCGATGACCCATCACTCCTCATCGCGATGATGGTGGAAGACGTAAAAGATCGCGGCGGGAGCCACTACGTTGTGCCCAAGGTGAAAAAAGTGATGGGGGACTTTTTGCGTTCGGATTAGCGCAATACGTACGCTAACGCATCCAACGCTTGTTCGACGTTATCCACGACGACGTCTGCTTTTTGGGCTAACTCTTTCAGGGCATGGTGCAAGTCGGGATGGCGGACGAGAATGAGCGGCTTCCCGGTTGCCAGCGCTGTGGACGCATCCATGGCCGTGTTCCACTGGCGGTATTTGTCTCCGAACAGGGCGATGACGACATCCGCCTTTTGCATGAGAATGCTCGTGCGCAAGTTGTTGAATTCCGATGCGGCTTCGTCTTTGAAAATGTTGTTCGGTTGTGTTCCCTTGATCTTTTCCCCGATGTTGTCGGACAGATCGTGGTCTTCCTGGGGACTGACGAACGTGAGGGGCAACTTTCTTTCGTTCGCTAATCTCCGGACGCGCTCCCGCCAGTCGTCGTGAATTTGTCCCGCTAAGTATACCGTGAGTTCCATCGAATTCCACTCCTTGTAAGTGATGCTTGAGGAATAGCTACTACCTTTAGTCTAAACAATGTGAACAAAACTTACAAACAAATCAAAACACCTGAACGGAGCAACCGCTCGGTTCAGGTGTTTGAAGTGTCATTTAACGTTCGGCTGAATCATGTCTTCTGGACGGACGAGGCGATCGAACTCTTCTGCCGTCAACAGTCCAGTCTTTACGGCAGCTTCTTTCAGTGTGATGTTTTCGGCAAAGGCGAGTTTCGCAATCTTCGCCGCATTTTCATAGCCGATGTGCGGGTTCAAGGCCGTCACCAACATGAGCGACTGGTTCAAATAGTGGTCGATGACGTCCCGGTTCGGTTCGATTCCGACAGCAGCCCGGTCGTTGAACGACACGATGGAGTCGGCAAGGAGGCGCGTCGACTGTAAGAAGTTGTAGATGATCACCGGTTTAAACACGTTCAATTCGAAATTGCCCTGACTGGCGGCGAAACCGATGGCAGCGTCGTTCCCCATGACTTGGACGGCCACCATCGTCACCGCTTCACTCTGGGTCGGATTCACTTTCCCCGGCATGATTGAACTGCCCGGTTCGTTGGCCGGTATCGTAATTTCGCCGATGCCGCAGCGCGGTCCGCTGGCGAGCCAACGTACGTCGTTTGCGATTTTCATCATGTCGGCCGCGAGGGCTTTGAGGGCACCGTGGGCATGCACGATTTCGTCGTGGCTCGTGAGCGCGTGGAACTTGTTTTTCGCTGAAGTGAACCCCTTTCCAGTCATGCGGCTCAGTTCTTCGGCGACGTAGTCCCCGAACTTCGGATGGGCATTCAGTCCAGTGCCGACAGCTGTTCCGCCGATGGCCAGTTCCTTCATGTACTGAACGCTCTCCTTGATCATGTTTTCGTCTTTTTCCAGCATCCTGTGCCATCCGCTGATTTCTTGCCCCAAAGTTAAAGGTGTTGCATCTTGCAAGTGGGTTCGGCCAGTTTTAATGATATCTTGAAAGTCTTCAACTTGTTTAGCAAATGTTTGTTTCAGTTTGTCAACGGAGGGCAAGAGCTGGTCTTCCACGGCGATGACAGCGGCGACGTGGAGGGCGGTGGGAAACGTGTCGTTCGAACTTTGTGAACGGTTCACGTCGTCGTTCGGGTGAACGCGCAGTTCACTGCCCTTTGCTTCAAGAATTTGATTCGCTCTCGTAGCGATCACTTCGTTGACGTTCATATTCGATTGGGTGCCGCTCCCCGTTTGCCACACGACGAGGGGGAAGTGCGCGTCCCATTTTCCGTCCAAAATTTCGTCGGCGGCTTGAGCGATGGCCTCTGCCTTCTCCGGTTCCAAGTTGTTCAAACGCCGGTTCGCTAGTGCCGCCCCCTTTTTGAGCATGGCGAAAGCGCGAATGACGTCCATGGGCATTTTTTCAGTGCCGATGGGGAAGTTTTCGTAACTGCGCTGGGTTTGCGCCCCCCAGAGTTTATCGGTCGGGACTTTCATCTCTCCTAACGTGTCGCGTTCAATACGGTAATCCATCGGTGAATCTCTCCTTGTCTCATGATTGGGCTAGCTCCATTGTACACTTTTACTGAGGCAGTTTGAAGAAGGGGCCGGTTCCCGTTCGCAAAGGAATTGAAGTGGCATGAGTGGACTTCACGTATGTCAAATTCATACTTGACATATCGGAATAAGTGAAATATGCTTTTGCGGAAAGCTGGAAGGAGGATCAAGATGACAAATGTTTTGATTGTGATCAATGTGGTACTGTTGCTCTTGTTTGCTTTAGCCTTGTTCTTCATGCAGAAAAATCATTTATCTTTTTCTAAACGTGTGTTTGCCGGTCTGGGGATTGGCATTGTCTTCGGCCTCAGCTTGCAATTTGTTTACGGCCCGGATTCAGAAGTAGTTGAAAAGTCTGTCGATTGGTTTAACATCGTGGGAAACGGGTACGTCACATTGCTGCAAATGTTGGTCATGCCCCTCGTCTTTATTTCCATTCTCGCAGCGTTTACAAAATCTCAGTTGTCACACAACATCGGCAAAATCGGCGGCGTGATTATCGGCATTTTGATCGGTACGACGGCGATTGCCGCCGTTCTCGGAATCGGTGCAGCCTTCGTGTTTGATTTGCAGGCGACGGAAATACACGCCGGAGAAGAAGAAGCAATCCGCGGCGAAGAACTGGAAGAAAGAATGGGCGAATTGGAAGGCATGACGGTGCCGCAGCGAATCGTGTCGTTGTTGCCGGGAAACCCGTTCTTGGATTTTACCGGAGCTCGCCCGACGTCGACGATTGCCGTGGTGATATTTGCAAGTTTCCTAGGGATCTCCTACTTGGGAGTCAAGCGAAAACATGCTGAACAGGCGGAGATGTTTGCGAAACTGACGGATGCGTTACACGCTGTTGTCATGCGGGTTGTCACGCTTGTCATCCGTTTGACACCGTACGGTGTCCTCGCCTTGATGAGTCGGGTTTCTGCGACGAGCGATCTTCATGCCATCTGGCAATTAGGTAAATTTGTAGTGGCGTCTTATGCGGCACTGCTGGTCATGTTTGCGGTCCACTTGCTCCTCATCGCCGTGTCCGGTCTAAATCCGCTGACATATGTCAAAAAGGTGCTGCCGGTCTTGACGTTTGCCTTCACTTCCCGCTCCAGTGCGGCGACGTTGCCGCTTAACGTGCGGGCTCAACACCAAGACCTGGGTGTACCCGAAGGTACGGCGAATTTCGCTGGGTCGTTCGGTCTCACCATCGGACAGAACGGGTGTGCTGGCATTTACCCGGCTATGCTCGCGGTCATGATCGCGCCGACTGTCGGTATCAACCCTCTCAGTCCTTCTTTCCTTCTGACGTTAGTCGCCGTGGTCGCGTTGGGTTCGTTCGGCGTTGCCGGTGTCGGCGGAGGAGCTACCTTTGCCGCGCTCATCGTGTTATCCGCGATGAACCTCCCAGTTGCTCTGGCGGGATTGCTCATCTCCATCGAACCGCTCATTGACATGGGACGTACGGCTGTCAACGTCAGCGGAAGTATGACGGCCGGGGTGCTGACCGGCAGGGTGACGGGAGAGCTAGACACGACTATTTATGCAACACGTCGGGGTATGACATTGCCTGTTGACGAAACAAATGCAGTGGGGTAAAATAAACTCAATTTTAAATTGACATTCAATTTCGCTTCTTATCCAGAGTGGTGGAGGGACTGGCCCGATGAAGCCCGGCAACCTGCTGATCTTTTCGATTGGCAAGGTGCCAACTCCTGCAAGACAGCGGTCTTGAAAGATAAGGAGGAGGAACGTGATTGACTGCCTTCTTCTTATCTAGGAAGAAGGTTTTTTCGTTACAAATATCACTCTTATCGAGAGCGGCGGAGGGACTGGCCCGATGAAGCCCGGCAACCTGTCGATCTTTTCGATTGGCAAGGTGCCAACTCCTGCAGGAACGTTTCCTGAGAGATAAGAGGAGGCATGCCATCCCTCTTCTTATGGGGGGATTTTTTGCTGTGGGGGAAGGTGACATCTCACTGTAAAAACAAGAGGAGTGAAGAAAAAAGTGCGGTACGTTTTCGTGAGAGTGGCGTTGTTCGTCACGGCGGTTACAGTGTTTTTCGTCGGCTGTCAACGTTCGGTGGGGGACGAGGCGGAAGGTGAAGGAGCGGACAAACCGGACAAAATTCGCTTGGATTACGCTTATTACTCCCCGGTAAGTCTCGTGTTAAAAGAAAAAGGCTGGGCAGAGGAGGTGTTTGCTGAGGAAGGGATTGACGTCGAGTTTGTACTCAGTCTCGGAAGTAACAAGGCATTGGAATTTTTAAACAGCAACAGCGTAGACTTCGGTTCGTCGGCGGGAGCGGCTGCACTCATCGCCAAATCAAACGGGACACCGATTGAGACTGTCTACATCTATTCTAAACCGGAATGGACCGCCCTCGTCACGAATGCCGATTCTGACATTCAACACGTGGACGATTTGAAAGGGAAGAAGGTGGCGGCCACTATTGGCACGGATCCGTACATCTTTTTGCTGCGGGCATTAAACGAGGAAGGACTATCAGCGGAAGACGTGGAAGTGGTGCCCCTCCAGCATCCCGATGGCGCCACGGCACTGTCAAAAGGAGAAGTCGATGCCTGGGCAGGATTGGACCCGCACATGGCTCAACTGGAACTGGAAGAAGGGGCGCACTTGTTTTATCGCAACCCCGAATTCAATACATACGGCTTTCTCAGTGTGCGTTCAGAATTTAAAGAAAAGTATCCCCAATACGTAGAAAAAGTGATCGAACTGTATGAGAAGGCGAGAAAGTGGACGTTAGACCATCCGGCTGACGCGACACGCATTTTGGCCGATTCAGCGCAGTTAAATAAAGACGTGGCCGAAATCGAAATGGGGCGCAACGATTTCTCCGATCCCGTTCCAGGAGCTGTGCACCGTGAAGCGATAAAAGCTGCCGCAGAAGTGTTGCAAAGCGAAGGAATCATTGGTGCCGATGTCGATATCGACTCCCTTTCCCATGAGCTCATACAGCCATCGTTTACCGAAAAAGTCGTTCAGTAATGCCAGGAGAAAAAAGGAGTTGGCGAATCGTGGCCCGATTACAAGAAAGAGAACTTTCAAAGCCGTATCGTTTTCCGTCTCAAGAAAGGTTTGGCAAAAAGGGGAGTGGCGCGAGCTTTTGCGTTCCACCTTTTCTGATCAGAAGCATCGTTCCGCTCCTCGTCGTCATTTTGTGGGAAGTCTTGAGCCGAGCAGGGCTCGTTGCCGACAAATTGCTTCCGGCACCTGCAACTGTCGCTGTGACCATTCTCGAGATGGTACAGGACGGCAGTTTGTGGAGCCATGTCGGCATTACTCTGTACCGGGTCTTGATCGGGTTTGTCATTGGGACGGCGGCCGGAGTCGTGTTCGGTGCGCTCGTCGGGGTGAACCGAACGGTTGAACAGTTATTCGACACGTCCATTCAAGCCCTTCGCTCCGTCCCGTCTATCGCCTGGGTACCGCTGTTCATTTTATGGTTCAGCATCGGGTAATCTTCCAAAATTACGCTGATTGCTGTCGGCGTGTTCTTTCCCGTCTACTTGAACACTGTCAGCGGTATTCGGAACGTGGACAGAAAACTCATCGAAGTGGGGCAAGTGTACCGCTTTAGCGCGTATGAACACATCAGGAGAATTGTCTTGCCCGCTTCCCTGCCATCCTTTCTCG includes the following:
- a CDS encoding ABC-2 transporter permease encodes the protein MGALSALLTFGPVSPTLFAIPFLWLAPVSMTLFEFKNDSNMLINSLPVTRRQVVLSKYVILSLFSVVSAAILAVIHILLQSVLSVEFFPPPIVALILTYAGIGAFLSIYLPLYFLAGPRFMLFASLAMFFAGFIGLSKISPHAMDVLSYLLDLWQQYTVLQWSFGLFTVTTLLLLLSWWTATRIYETKNF
- the pmtA gene encoding phenol-soluble modulin export ABC transporter ATP-binding protein PmtA, translated to MEDAVKLTHVSKSFDGFSLDRLSFSIKKGFITGFIGPNGAGKTTTIKLIMNLIKPDSGSIDVFGMDNVKHEKEIKERIGFVYADNHFYDHLSVESMKKVIAPFYKRWDEHTFQHYVKKFNLPPKRKIKQLSRGMKVKFALAVALSHNADLIVMDEPTSGLDPVFRSEILDILTEVIQDEEKTIFFSTHITSDLERIADYVTYIYDGRIVFSEEKDTILEQYLIVKGAKELLDADTRRVFDGLHETGVGFEGLTRHAAQARSLFGDEVVFERPSLEEIMVFTARSGQRA
- a CDS encoding GntR family transcriptional regulator; its protein translation is MNIIISNTSKEPIYKQIKNQIKQSIFKGELQEGDALPSIRALAKDLHISVITTKRAYEDLEQEGFITSVVGKGSFVAGQNSDLIREKRLKWIEDKLTEVVTESKTLDISLEELKDMLELLYKEDL
- a CDS encoding diaminopimelate dehydrogenase: MNKVHKIAVVGYGNIGKYAVQALNRAPDMELAGVVRRARSARDVPPELAGVPIATSIDELEGVEAAILATPTRTTPEYASDILSKGIHTVDSYDIHGELADVRRKLDDIAKRHGSVAIVSAGWDPGTDSMIRSMLEFMAPGGVTYTNFGPGMSMGHSVAVKAIDGVKDALSMTIPLGTGVHRRMVYVECEAGADFETVKEKVLADPYFVNDETHVIQVDDVQQLVDVGHGVSMERKGVSGATHNQLFNFEMRINNPALTSQVLVAAARATFKQQPGAYTMIEVPIIDFMYGDREELIKRLV
- a CDS encoding penicillin-binding transpeptidase domain-containing protein encodes the protein MSTTTKTLKRRSAFFTIVAAGLLLFNACSKGPTPEESFQAYVADWEEQDFAAMYGRLATESKEAITKDDFVERYENIYAGIEVHNLKIQTNPPEDLEPDENGEVRIPFELSMETLAGPVTFSFEGTLIQEEQGDESGWFVKWDERMIFPQMEPGDKVRAKTVKAERGEITDRHGSGLAVNGTAVAIGIVPGQLGDDGAEAKSQLADELGISVEEIDKKLAADWVQPDLFVPIATLPQGDVERIAALMEIPGVTKQDVPARVYPYGEAAAHLTGYVGEITAEEWEELKEEGYRKDDVLGKSGLEQVFEERLRGEDGGVITIESEAGEEKEVIAEKEPRHGEDIQLTVDMVLQESLYNEMKGDAGTAVALHPKTGEVLALVNSPAYDPNAFVLGLSGEQWEEWEGDPKKPLLNRFAQLFAPGSAFKPVTAAIGLEAGALRPEEKREISGRSWQADASWGNYTVRRVTDPGKPVNLRDAFVYSDNIYFAQTALDIGEEAFLEGAKGFGIGEKIPFAYPVKASQLAGEDGIQSEVQLADTGYGQGQVLMSALHLALTYTPLVNGGNMLAPQLEKSEGEPAQEVWKEQVISEETAELILSDLIDVVEHPKGTGREAKISGVTIAGKTGTAELKESQDDETGTENGWFVAVDTDDPSLLIAMMVEDVKDRGGSHYVVPKVKKVMGDFLRSD
- a CDS encoding YtoQ family protein, which translates into the protein MELTVYLAGQIHDDWRERVRRLANERKLPLTFVSPQEDHDLSDNIGEKIKGTQPNNIFKDEAASEFNNLRTSILMQKADVVIALFGDKYRQWNTAMDASTALATGKPLILVRHPDLHHALKELAQKADVVVDNVEQALDALAYVLR
- the fumC gene encoding class II fumarate hydratase; protein product: MDYRIERDTLGEMKVPTDKLWGAQTQRSYENFPIGTEKMPMDVIRAFAMLKKGAALANRRLNNLEPEKAEAIAQAADEILDGKWDAHFPLVVWQTGSGTQSNMNVNEVIATRANQILEAKGSELRVHPNDDVNRSQSSNDTFPTALHVAAVIAVEDQLLPSVDKLKQTFAKQVEDFQDIIKTGRTHLQDATPLTLGQEISGWHRMLEKDENMIKESVQYMKELAIGGTAVGTGLNAHPKFGDYVAEELSRMTGKGFTSAKNKFHALTSHDEIVHAHGALKALAADMMKIANDVRWLASGPRCGIGEITIPANEPGSSIMPGKVNPTQSEAVTMVAVQVMGNDAAIGFAASQGNFELNVFKPVIIYNFLQSTRLLADSIVSFNDRAAVGIEPNRDVIDHYLNQSLMLVTALNPHIGYENAAKIAKLAFAENITLKEAAVKTGLLTAEEFDRLVRPEDMIQPNVK
- a CDS encoding L-cystine transporter — encoded protein: MTNVLIVINVVLLLLFALALFFMQKNHLSFSKRVFAGLGIGIVFGLSLQFVYGPDSEVVEKSVDWFNIVGNGYVTLLQMLVMPLVFISILAAFTKSQLSHNIGKIGGVIIGILIGTTAIAAVLGIGAAFVFDLQATEIHAGEEEAIRGEELEERMGELEGMTVPQRIVSLLPGNPFLDFTGARPTSTIAVVIFASFLGISYLGVKRKHAEQAEMFAKLTDALHAVVMRVVTLVIRLTPYGVLALMSRVSATSDLHAIWQLGKFVVASYAALLVMFAVHLLLIAVSGLNPLTYVKKVLPVLTFAFTSRSSAATLPLNVRAQHQDLGVPEGTANFAGSFGLTIGQNGCAGIYPAMLAVMIAPTVGINPLSPSFLLTLVAVVALGSFGVAGVGGGATFAALIVLSAMNLPVALAGLLISIEPLIDMGRTAVNVSGSMTAGVLTGRVTGELDTTIYATRRGMTLPVDETNAVG
- a CDS encoding aliphatic sulfonate ABC transporter substrate-binding protein is translated as MRYVFVRVALFVTAVTVFFVGCQRSVGDEAEGEGADKPDKIRLDYAYYSPVSLVLKEKGWAEEVFAEEGIDVEFVLSLGSNKALEFLNSNSVDFGSSAGAAALIAKSNGTPIETVYIYSKPEWTALVTNADSDIQHVDDLKGKKVAATIGTDPYIFLLRALNEEGLSAEDVEVVPLQHPDGATALSKGEVDAWAGLDPHMAQLELEEGAHLFYRNPEFNTYGFLSVRSEFKEKYPQYVEKVIELYEKARKWTLDHPADATRILADSAQLNKDVAEIEMGRNDFSDPVPGAVHREAIKAAAEVLQSEGIIGADVDIDSLSHELIQPSFTEKVVQ
- a CDS encoding ABC transporter permease; this encodes MARLQERELSKPYRFPSQERFGKKGSGASFCVPPFLIRSIVPLLVVILWEVLSRAGLVADKLLPAPATVAVTILEMVQDGSLWSHVGITLYRVLIGFVIGTAAGVVFGALVGVNRTVEQLFDTSIQALRSVPSIAWVPLFILWFSIG